Part of the Nicotiana sylvestris chromosome 2, ASM39365v2, whole genome shotgun sequence genome, TGTGGTAGGCTTACCTTTCCCATTTCACTGAAGCAGGTAATCTCCTTAATCTGTTTAAATTTCCTTTTTATTGCTGTTGTTGATGTTAATTTAAGCTTTTGAAGTGATtcttttgtttccatttttaaaTCAGCCGGGTCCCCGTGAATCCCCAATCCAGTGCTTTATCAAACGGGATAGAGCTAATTCAGTTTATCGCCTCTACTTTGGCATGACACCGTGTAAGTAATATCCTCTGCCTATCCTAAACTTCTCTTCTTTTAACACTTGAAATGTGAGAATGGATATCCTCTTAAAATGATTCCTTATCTGTGAACCAGCTTGAAGCTTTCTTTTGTATTCGATTAATTAACAGAATTTGTCTTGTAAACATTTGAAGATCCTACTTTAATGGGGAACTTACTTTTAGCCCGACTTCAAGTTAGTACACCAGATCGGAAATGCAAAACCTTTTATGACTTCTGGTTAATGTTTGTGGTCTATGTTTTTTCATTGGAAAATTTTCCTAGCCAGTGAAAGATAAATCTGATATTTTACTTCATGACAGCTGAGGATGAGAGAGATAAACTATTGTTGGCTGCCAAAAAGATCAGAAGGGCAACAAGCACAGACTTTGTGATTTCATTGGTTGCAGATGATTTTTCTCGGGCTAGCAATACATATGCTGGCAAACTGAGGCAAGTTCTATCAAATTTCCAATTATATTTTCTTCACTCACTCCTCTCCGCCCCTTCAAAATAGCAGGAAGCAAAGAAaagtttttttcttctaaaattttTGTTTTATTACATAGGGGGAGGGAGAGGGGAAGGGGAATGCTACGCTACTGATGGGGTTTAAACCCTCCACATCAACTGTGGAAGGCAGGGAGCCCGCAAAGTTGGCTGGCCCTCAGCCCCAAGAATAGCTTCTACATACCTTAATTTTATCTTAATAATGTCTGAAAACTATTTGACCAGGTCTAACTTTCTTGGGACCAAGTTCTCCATATATGATAGCCAACCTCCAAGTGATGCAGCCATTCAACAACGTGGTCGACTTAGTCGGAGATTTCATGCGAAGCAAGTTTCTCCAAGAGTACCTGCGTGCAACTACAGAGTAGCTACCATCTCCTATGAACTCAATGTTCTTCGTACAAGAGGACCTAGGAGAATGCATTGTGCCATGCACTCTATCCCTCTGTCTTCAATCCAGGAGGGAGGCAGTGCTCCAACACCTACATCATTCCCACAATCGTTTGACGAGAAGACATTTTCTGCACCACTCTCAAAAGCAAAGGAGTCAGCTATAGAAATCAACTCATCTGGCTTTTCAAGGTCAGCAGTAACAGTGGCTTCTCAAGAGCCACTTGTGCTAAAAAACAAGGCTCCTCGGTGGCATGAGCAACTGCAGTGCTGGTGCTTAAATTTTAAAGGCCGTGTTACAGTGGCTTCTGTAAAGAACTTTCAGCTAGTGGCAGCAGTTGATCCTTCCCACAATATACCAGTAGCAGAACAAGAGAAAGTAATTCTACAGTTCGGAAAAATTGGAAAAGACATCTTCACAATGGACTACCGCTACCCACTTTCTGCTTTCCAAGCTTTTGCGATCTGCTTGAGCAGCTTTGACACAAAACCAGCCTGTGAATGATTTCAAGCAGATTTTAAATCATGATaaactttctttcttcttttttgttgctTTATAATGTTCTGAATTCATGTTCATTCCCTGAGAAAAGTTCTCAATGCACGGCCCTTTATATAAATGAGAACATTAGTTGTGCCCGTGTGTAGTTTCTCTAATAGTATTCTCATGTTTACTGTTTCCTTGAAGTAAATTTATCCTTAAGCTTTTAATCAATCATCCAGCTTTTTGCCCCTTAAATTGAGAAAAACGTTGATTTATAAACACATTCATGTGCAAAAGTGATATATGACCCATACAATCCCCTTCCAATATTTTCATGAGCAGAGGTTCTCAGTCCAGACCCTTGAGCTGCTACATTCTCTCTTTGCTGAATCTTTAAAGCTGCATTTGCATTTGTCTCTCTAACAACCAGCTTTCATTAGTTCAATTTTGTGCCTTGGTCGTCATAATCAATTAGCTTGTTCCTACCATTTGATTCTCAGCTACATTCCCTGGTCAGGTACTAGAAGGATGCTTGAGAAGTTGACAGGTTATTCACCTAATTTTTTACTATCGATCCCTCGGATTGATCTACTTTAAGAGCATATCCCACTATTTACAACTACATTATCCTAGGTAGTGAAGCTATACGCCTTCTAGCTAATTAAGAGACTTAGAGAAACCCGCAAGTATAGAGGGTTTTTGTTTCTTTAATATTGAGACAGTTTTCTTGCGAGGTCATATAGTCCAAATAGATGCATTGAAATTTCAGATTGTTTGTGGTAGAATGGAGTTGTATCTGGTTGAAGCTGATATTTTGGACCAGTTTGGTCATACATTCTGTCAAAATATATTTGGGGTTTTTTGGTAAATAcatgtttggccataaattttatCTACATTTTGGCAAATTCCCAAAACTCAAAAACCAAATCCCAAAACCAGCTCAAGAGCtgattttggcccaaaatatcactattacgttttttaaaaattatcccaaacttttatattttataaaagagcccatcatttattattttgtaacaatgtTGCTTCGTCTTCTAGGTCATCTGATAGTGTattatgtagttcattataaaagTGATAATTTTGTActaaatttatttatgttcaggactatggtttacgataatataatgaatgttattgataaaGGTTTTGCTgggtatttgtgatagtttttagaacttgaaggtataagtcatgtttcatgttttttcagaaaaaaaagtgaaatatgttttaaaaacgtatgtccaaacacattttcatcttcaaaccaaaattcaaccaaatcaaatttttcaaaacaaatttgggaaTCTATGGTCAAACGCTAGCATAGTGTTGGGTTACTTTGTCCTAGAGCTCTACTATAAATAAAATTAGGTAACGTGTATGCGGAAGCTCAGATAAAAGTGAATAAATGAATGAAAAATATGcttatgttataaaataaaatcaattcaGTAAAATTTAAATAAGAAGAGACAGAAAGAAGGAagaactcttttcttctttttcacttTGGTGTGTTCTCCATTACAATTTACATAgtcttttataggcataaaatgAGAAGACTTACTATCGTAAATAGTGAATGgaatggacataaagtaggagatttCATCCGTAAGATATTCACATACATGTGCATCCATATCTACAAACTATTCACGACACTCctccttggatgtccatgtaagataatgtgcctcattaagaacttactaaaaaaaatattgggacgtacatagttatttataatatgatatgcattgtttgctgcctcattaaaaaccttactaggaaaacctagtgggacaaaaccttggttaagtaAAAGAGTGCAGCGcatagttactccccctgatgaaaacatcACTTGATGTCTcaaagacgacgcattccaatcttgtatatcaGATTTTCGAatgttgaggttggtaatgcattagtgaacagatcagctaaattatcacttgaacgaacttgttgaacatctatttcaccattcttttgaaaatcatgagtgaaaaagaatttcggtgaaatgtgttttatTCTATCTCCTTTGATGCATCCTCCTTTCAGCAAGACCTGGACCTGGTTCACGCAGTCAAGCAGCAAAGACATCTTTCTCTTCGGGAGCTTTCGTAACGGCTATAAAAAATGGGTCTTTCCCCTCGTGAAGCAGCTTGCCAAGTGGGAGAATGAGGACCGTCGGATCGAGGGCATGAAGGCTATAACATAGAGTTGGAGGCCTTATTTATGGGACATACAGAAAAGCCATCCCATTCAAGAAGCCCCTTGCCATGTATTTAGCTATTGAGCCTCAAAGTTTATGTTTTTATGTGATCGCAGTTCTTCCCGGTCTGATCGGTCGAGCTCTCGTAATCGATCGCTCATATGTCCATTTCGTTCTGGCTAGCGCTCATCTCCAGCTTTATACGCAATATCTTGAAAGGCAAAGGCTTTTTTGTAAATATATTGATAAGATAGTTTGGTATCCAAACATAAAGAATTATGACCCTTCTTGTGTACATAAGAAATTGGGTGGGGAACAACAAACTTAATGTTGGAAGCCGACTCTCGTTCTTTGGAGAGCTacgcatgcagcattgtcttcatacaatattgttggaatatttcCTTTCGAAGAGAGACCACATGTTtcctgaatgtgttgagttattgatctcaaccaaatgcattctcgacttgcttcgtgaatggctattatctctgcacgatttgaagaagtagcaaccatagatTGTTTCGTTGAAGgccatgatatggctgtacctccacttATAAATAAATAGCTTGTCTGAGAGCGACCTTAAtatggatcagacaaatatcctgcatctgcataaccaatcaatgatgacTTGGACCCATTTGAATAAAATAAGTCAATATCAATGGTCCTTTGGAGGTatatgaatatatgtttaataccattccagtgtctttgtgttggcgaagaagtaaatcttgccaataagcttactgagaaagctatatccaATCAgaaattattggcaagatacattagtgcccCAATTGCaataagatatggtacttcagtaCCAAGAAGTTCTTCATCATTTTTATAAGGTCAGAGTGAAtttttctttatatcaagtgatctcaacataatcggggtactcaatggatgtgttttatccatatagaatcactttaaaatcttttcggtgtatgttgattgatggacaaatattccatctttcatatacccaatttgtagaccaagataAAAAtcttgtctttccaagatctttcatttcaaattctttcttcgaATAGTCTACTGTTTGGAAGTTCCCTAGGAGTTCCagtgatatttaaatcatcaacatacacagcgattataacaaattcagattcagacctttttataaagacacaaggacatattggatcattcttgtacccttatttcaacaggtattcactcaggcaaTTATACCATATACgacttgattgtttcaatccgtataaagatttttaaagctttattgaacaagtttcacAAAAACCTTTATATGCTTCTGATACTTTAAATCCATCAGGTATTTTCATAAAAATTttgttgtctaatgatccatacaaataggatGTGATAACATctattagatgcatatc contains:
- the LOC104234702 gene encoding tubby-like F-box protein 5, which produces MSFKSIVRELREMKDGIGNISRRGAERKQHWSNRTRSHIVPDVAFSDPIEQGQWANLPPELLLDIISRVEESEASWPARSVIVFCASVCKSWREITKDIVKTPEECGRLTFPISLKQPGPRESPIQCFIKRDRANSVYRLYFGMTPSEDERDKLLLAAKKIRRATSTDFVISLVADDFSRASNTYAGKLRSNFLGTKFSIYDSQPPSDAAIQQRGRLSRRFHAKQVSPRVPACNYRVATISYELNVLRTRGPRRMHCAMHSIPLSSIQEGGSAPTPTSFPQSFDEKTFSAPLSKAKESAIEINSSGFSRSAVTVASQEPLVLKNKAPRWHEQLQCWCLNFKGRVTVASVKNFQLVAAVDPSHNIPVAEQEKVILQFGKIGKDIFTMDYRYPLSAFQAFAICLSSFDTKPACE